Proteins from one Nitrospirota bacterium genomic window:
- a CDS encoding fibronectin type III domain-containing protein yields the protein MKKIYILLILALITINISCGGDGSLSSDSSGMTKVTINLGETRIAQSAGNQPSTATTIPSHVTTIRFEISAPDMNTIEKTVSISGQESISESFIVPNGLNRHFVVEAYNINNLLIYTGDSYADLNGSPVNITIVMVSLDQNVPAFIGAKSLEKISETSVSLSWEPAIDDVTPQDKIVYLIYQQTEPFNFSEATNKLSAQDAMQPTYVTEPGATSYIITGLTRGIIYYFLIRAKDEAGNIDTNTDVLSIDLAAPVFNGITSASAVSETAITLSWEPATDDSTPSSEIIYLIYMATTPGGENFTEPNFITTPGSTQYTVRNLITNRMYYFVVRAMDSDGNVDSNTIEKSAKPLPDLYPSDVFGNGYFISFKVNNISSVPLSNILVVVQYEDTYYGISYCETFTISISARNYVYLSVEDIWYNTYIIRVDPENTIPEINETNNTACSGLYCTNPPPLSNCY from the coding sequence ATGAAAAAAATATATATTCTATTAATTCTTGCTTTAATTACCATTAATATCTCTTGCGGAGGTGATGGAAGTTTATCATCTGATAGCTCCGGAATGACAAAGGTAACTATAAACTTAGGCGAAACAAGGATAGCCCAATCTGCTGGTAACCAGCCATCTACCGCTACAACTATACCATCACATGTGACAACTATAAGATTTGAAATTTCAGCACCGGATATGAATACTATCGAAAAAACCGTATCTATTTCCGGACAGGAGAGCATCTCTGAATCATTCATAGTCCCGAATGGCTTAAACAGACATTTTGTAGTAGAAGCATATAATATAAACAACCTCCTTATTTACACAGGAGATTCATATGCTGACCTCAATGGGTCACCTGTAAATATTACTATAGTCATGGTATCACTGGATCAGAATGTGCCTGCTTTTATCGGCGCAAAATCTTTGGAAAAAATATCTGAGACATCTGTATCATTATCATGGGAACCAGCTATTGATGATGTAACCCCACAGGATAAAATTGTCTATCTTATTTATCAACAAACCGAACCTTTCAACTTTTCGGAAGCAACTAATAAACTCTCAGCACAAGATGCGATGCAACCAACATATGTTACAGAACCTGGTGCAACGTCTTATATAATTACAGGCTTAACGCGGGGTATTATATATTATTTCCTCATCAGGGCAAAAGATGAAGCTGGAAATATTGATACGAATACCGATGTGCTTTCAATAGATTTAGCCGCACCTGTTTTTAATGGTATAACTTCTGCATCCGCAGTCTCAGAAACCGCAATAACATTGTCATGGGAACCTGCAACAGATGATTCAACCCCATCATCAGAGATCATTTATTTAATCTATATGGCAACAACACCAGGTGGAGAAAACTTTACAGAGCCAAACTTTATCACCACTCCAGGATCAACTCAATATACTGTAAGGAATCTAATAACAAATAGAATGTATTATTTTGTTGTGAGAGCAATGGACAGCGACGGAAATGTTGACTCAAATACCATAGAGAAGTCAGCCAAACCACTTCCTGATCTTTATCCAAGTGATGTATTTGGTAATGGATATTTTATAAGTTTTAAGGTTAATAACATAAGTTCAGTGCCTCTTTCTAACATATTAGTTGTGGTTCAGTATGAAGATACTTATTATGGAATTTCCTATTGCGAAACATTTACTATTTCAATTTCAGCCAGAAACTATGTTTATCTCTCAGTTGAAGATATCTGGTATAACACTTATATAATCCGAGTTGATCCTGAAAACACTATACCTGAAATAAATGAGACAAACAATACAGCATGCAGTGGTTTATATTGTACAAATCCACCTCCTTTATCTAATTGTTATTAA
- the trpB gene encoding tryptophan synthase subunit beta translates to MKSLPDKKGYFGIYGGKFVPETLMPALSELEDAFLYYKKDRDFLNELNQLRKTYIGRPTPLYFAKRFSEHLKGPKIYLKREDLAHTGAHKINNAVGQVLLAKKMGKKRVIAETGAGQHGVATATAAALVGLECEIYMGSVDMKRQALNVFRMKLLGSKVTEVPTGSRTLKDAINEALRDWTTNVRNTHYVLGTVFGPHPFPIMVREFQSVIGKEARKQILDAENRLPDYIIACVGGGSNAMGIFHEFLEKEDITMIGVEAGGMGIETGKHAARFAGGSLGVFQGCKSYLLQDDNGNVLETHSVSAGLDYASIGPEHSYLRDLKRIIYTYATDDEALNAFELLSETEGIIPALESAHALAEAIKRAPDLSHEKIVIVNLSGRGDKDVQHVAQIKGIAF, encoded by the coding sequence ATTAAAAGTTTACCTGATAAAAAGGGTTATTTTGGAATATATGGTGGGAAATTTGTTCCAGAGACACTTATGCCAGCACTCAGCGAACTTGAAGATGCTTTTCTTTACTATAAAAAAGACAGGGACTTTTTAAATGAACTCAACCAATTACGGAAAACTTATATAGGCAGACCCACCCCGCTTTATTTTGCAAAAAGGTTTTCTGAACATCTTAAAGGTCCAAAGATCTATTTGAAGCGTGAAGACCTTGCACATACTGGTGCACATAAGATTAATAATGCAGTTGGTCAGGTACTACTTGCAAAAAAGATGGGAAAGAAAAGAGTAATTGCAGAGACAGGGGCAGGACAGCATGGAGTTGCCACAGCAACTGCTGCTGCACTTGTAGGGCTCGAGTGCGAAATCTATATGGGTTCTGTTGATATGAAACGTCAGGCCTTAAATGTTTTCAGAATGAAATTGCTTGGTTCTAAGGTAACAGAAGTTCCTACAGGTTCGAGAACTCTTAAGGATGCCATCAATGAAGCCTTACGAGACTGGACGACTAATGTCAGAAACACTCACTATGTCCTTGGAACTGTATTTGGACCTCATCCATTTCCGATTATGGTTAGAGAATTTCAATCAGTTATTGGTAAAGAGGCTCGGAAACAAATCCTTGATGCTGAAAATAGATTGCCTGATTATATTATTGCTTGTGTCGGTGGAGGGAGTAATGCAATGGGAATTTTTCACGAATTCCTTGAAAAAGAAGATATAACAATGATTGGTGTCGAAGCAGGAGGCATGGGAATCGAAACAGGCAAACATGCAGCAAGATTTGCAGGCGGTTCTCTCGGTGTATTTCAAGGTTGCAAAAGTTATCTTCTTCAAGATGATAACGGAAATGTTCTCGAGACTCATTCTGTCTCAGCTGGACTCGACTATGCATCCATAGGCCCAGAACATTCATATCTGAGAGACCTTAAACGTATTATTTATACATATGCAACTGATGATGAGGCATTGAATGCTTTTGAGCTACTGTCAGAAACTGAAGGAATAATACCAGCACTGGAATCAGCACATGCACTCGCAGAGGCAATAAAACGTGCTCCTGATCTTTCACATGAAAAAATTGTAATTGTAAATCTTTCAGGTCGAGGTGACAAAGATGTACAGCATGTCGCACAGATCAAGGGAATAGCATTTTAA
- a CDS encoding tryptophan synthase subunit alpha — protein sequence MPAIAKTFSRLKIEGRKAFIPYIMAGDPSIEKTEEILHLFKECGADIVELGVPFSDPLADGPTIQRASERALQNGITLRKIISFVRNIRQNLHIPIVLMTYFNPVFKYGIQDFIRDANDSGVNGVIIPDLPPDEATDFIQLAKHAKIDTIFLLAPTSTESRIKKVIKASSGFIYYVSITGITGASLLFDGSMDLLISNIRKYTNKPVAVGFGISTPEEATAVSRISDGIIIGSAIIKKLHESPLELKNYLISLREAIQ from the coding sequence ATGCCAGCAATCGCAAAAACATTCAGCAGGCTTAAGATAGAAGGAAGAAAGGCTTTCATTCCCTATATTATGGCTGGCGATCCTTCTATTGAAAAAACAGAAGAAATTCTTCATTTATTTAAAGAATGTGGGGCGGATATTGTGGAGTTGGGAGTGCCTTTTTCTGACCCATTAGCAGATGGGCCAACAATCCAGCGTGCGTCAGAACGTGCATTACAAAATGGTATTACCTTAAGAAAAATAATTTCTTTTGTTAGAAACATAAGACAAAATCTCCATATTCCAATCGTGCTTATGACATACTTTAACCCGGTTTTTAAATATGGTATTCAGGATTTTATCAGGGATGCAAACGACAGTGGTGTGAACGGTGTTATCATTCCTGATCTACCACCAGATGAAGCAACAGATTTCATTCAACTTGCAAAACATGCAAAAATAGACACAATTTTCCTGCTTGCGCCAACCTCTACAGAAAGCAGGATAAAAAAAGTTATAAAGGCATCAAGTGGTTTTATATACTATGTTTCTATAACTGGCATAACAGGAGCATCTCTTCTTTTCGATGGCTCAATGGACTTATTAATATCAAATATAAGGAAATACACGAATAAACCGGTTGCAGTAGGTTTTGGGATTTCTACTCCGGAAGAGGCTACTGCTGTCTCACGGATCTCTGATGGTATCATTATAGGAAGTGCCATTATCAAAAAGCTTCATGAAAGTCCTCTTGAATTAAAAAATTATCTTATAAGTCTGCGCGAGGCTATACAATGA